DNA from Lagenorhynchus albirostris chromosome 3, mLagAlb1.1, whole genome shotgun sequence:
CAGCCGTAAGGACGCCCTGGGCTCCCATCCCCCAGGCCCTGCCAAGGGAACGAGCGACACTCCTGGCCCTGGGAAACCAGCAGCCAAACACATAGCTTCAGTGGGccagagcccagagagggaaggaatgTGCCCCAGGAATCTCAGCAAGCCAGTGCCAAGACTGGGGTTCAGAGCCTAGCCTCCTGGCCCTTGGGGTGGCCACCATGACAAGATACTGTAGCTGGAGGGACAGTCATGAGCTGTCCTGGTTGAGAGTGGCTGCCCCTCTGCTGGGCCCTGTGTGCCAGGTGGGAGAGGAGCGTCGTGGTTGAGAGCTCTGCCCCTAGAGCCATatagacatgggttcaagtcacAGCTCTGCCCCTTAGTACTGGTGTTGAGTggtttagcctctctgagccttttgcCCTTTACTGGAAAATAGGTGTAAAGATAGTACCTGTCTTAGGGAGTTGTTTGAGAACCAGATGACATTAGGAAAGAGCTTTACAAACTATGAAGCATCTTATACTCCTCAGGGGTGGAGAGGATTATTCTCTGATTCCATCGCCTTGTTCCAGGTGAAACCTGCAGTAAAACCACCACAGGTCAAAGCCTCGGCAGCTGCGGCCAAGGAGTCTCCAAGGAGAAGGGCAGCCCCGACCCCAGGGAAGGCGGGATGTGTGACACCCCAAGTCAGAGGGGGTGCCATGACCCCAGCCAGCAGGGCCAAGAAGCCAGAAGAGGTCTCAGAGAGCAGCGAGGAGTCCGAGAGTGAGGAGGGGGCCCCTGCGGGGACACCCAGCCAGGTGAGGCCCAAGGGAGGCCTGCTCCTCAGGGTTCCCTGGTTCCCTGGCCCCGAGACTGGTGGAGAAACTGTGTAATGAGCACCTTCCCTGCCAGAGGAGACTCGCCTTGGAGTTTGGGGAGAGGGAGGCGGGGCTATGGGAGTTGAAGGGCAAGGGCACCTGGTTTTGCTCCACCCGCTTCTGGAAATGGCCTTTCCTGTCCAAGCAGTGGCCTGGAGTGGCTGCTTCCCAAAGGGCAGGTGCTACACCCCACCCAGTCAATAACCACTCCCTtcacctcagtttccctgtctagTAAATGGGCTGCTGTCCTTGTCCCAGCTAGTCCTGCTGTGAAGGGACTTGAGAAGTTTTAATTACCTGGTCCTCTGGCTTCTCAGGCCAAACCATGGCTTGTTAGCAAACAGGAATCCGCTTCCATTCCATCTGCTGGGACCCCCTTCTCCTCGCTTGGGTAGCCAGAGCTGCAGCTGGGCATGTCCTAAGGGAAAGCCAGAGAGGCTGGGAAGCTGTTGGAATCAGAGAACAGGGAGGAATAGGGGTGAGACAGGTGGTAAAAGGCCCCTGGGAGCCCTGAGCCTGCCCACCCTGGGGCAGGGCCATCATGGAGAACTGCTATAAGGAACTGGGACCCAGGGGATGAGGCAGTAGTGGTCAGGTGAAATGGGCAGGGGTTGTGAAGGCCCCGGGAATGAGGAGGTATGGCCATACTGGCTGGCCGGCCATACCGGCTGGAGCACCAGTCAAGGTGGGGACTGGACTTCTCTCTTCTCCAGAGAGAAGCAGGGGGTCTTGCGAGCCTCACTAAGGCTTCGAGCCTTATTCTTAAGGTGTTACAAGGGGGTTTTCAGAAGGAGGGGAGCAAACTGCACTTTCTCTTTTACTAGGTGAAGGCCTCCCAGAAAACTGTCCAGGTCAGAGCTGCCTCGGGTCCTGCCAAGGGGACCCCTGGGAAAGGGGCCACCCCAGCACCccctgggaaggcagggaggccagaggaGGACTCGGAGAGCAGCAGCGAGGAGTCAGACAACGAGGAGGAGACGCCAGCTGCCCAGACCCTGCTGCAGgtgaggcctggggagggagagtCCCACAGCCAGCACCCCATCCCAGGAGGCCTTCAGAGGGCTTGTTCTCTCGCTCCACACGCACCCCAGCCATGCTCAGAGCCCTGCGCCTTCTCACCATGTGGTGTGGTGTCTGCGGTGTCCTTAACCCTGTCCGCTCTCCTGTGTTTCCTCACGCCCACCGTCTAGTCTCCCTCCCCTGATACTGTTTCTCTCGCTCCAGGCAAAGCCCTCAGGGAAGCTCCCCCAGGTCAGAGCCACCGCAGCAGCACCTGCCCAGATGCTTTCCCCTGGGAAAGGGGCCCCTCCAGCACCCCGTGGCAAGGCAGGGCCTGCAGCCATCCAGGCCCAGAccagggggcaggaggaggactCAGAGAGCAGCAGCGAGGAGTCAGACAGCGAGGGGGAGGCGTCCACAGCCGTGCCCCACACCACGAGCCTGGCTCAGGTGAGGCTGGAAGGATGCCTGGCCCGGCCCTGTGCGTCGCCTGAGAGACCCTGTGGGCCTCTCCTCCTCTGCACCCGGAACTGCTGCCCTCCATCCGCCCTGCGCACCTCCTGTCTTACCTCACACACATTCCTCCCAAGCCCCCTATCCTGACCCTGTCCTTTGTCACTCCCAGGCAAAGCCCTTGGGGAAAGACTCCCAGGTCAGAGCTGCCTCAGCCGCAAGCACGGGGCCCTCAGCGAAGAGCGCTGTCCCAGCGCTCCCTCAGAAGGCAAGGGCTGTAGCCGCCCAGGTGGCAAAGTGGGAGGAGGACTCGGAGAGCTGCAGCGAGGAGGAGTCGGACAGCGAGGGGGAGGCGCTGAGAACAGCAGCCTTGACCCAGGTGAGGCCCCTGCTGTCAGGCTCTTCTCTCCGGCCGGAAGCCCCATCCCCCTCCGCTCACCATGCCTGTTGaccctctctgtctctttgtctctgcGTCTCTGCACAAAGCCACACTTTGGGTGCTCTcccctgagcctgtgtgtctcGCTGCAGGCAAAGTCCTCGGGGAAAGTCCTGCAGGTCAGACCTGCCTCAGGTCCCACCCAGGGCCCCCCTCAGAAGGCCAGGCCTGCAGCCACCCAGGTCAAGACCCAAAGGTCCAAGGAAGACTCGAAGAGCAGTGAGGAGGAGTCAGACAGTGAGGACGAGGCCCCTACAGCCAAGACTCCAGCCCAGGTAGCTGCCCCCGCCGGGGGAGCAGCTCCACAGGGAGCTGTGGGGGAGGATGGCAGTGGGGCTCCAGCCCTGAGCGGATGGGGGCTCTGAGTCCAAGATCCTTCTGTAGCTTCTGACTTCTGTGTCCCTGCAGGCAAAATCAGCTGTGAAAACTTCTCAGACCAAGGTCTCCCCAAGGAAGGGCACCCCCATTACACCCGCATCTGCCAAGGTCCCACCAGTGCAAGTAAGCGCACCAGCCCCCTGGAAAGCAGGAACGGTGACTTCGCCAGCATGCACATCATCCCCAGCCGTGGTCAGGGGCACCCAGAGGCCAGAGGAGGACTCTTCAAGCAGCGAGGAGCCGGAGAGCGAGGAGGAGACGGCTCTTGCCACATCTGTGGGACAGGTGAGGCGAAGTTCGTTTGGCTGGGTCAGGGCTAGCCCCCACATGGTCCTTTGGCTCCTGTGACATGCCTCTTTTCCATGTCATTCCAGGTGAAGTCTGTAGGGAAAAGCCTCCCTGTGAAAGCTGCCTCAGCGCCCACCAAGGGGCCCTCAGGGCAACGGACCActccagggctccctgggaagGCAGGGCCTGCCGTGGCCCAGGTCAAAGCTGAGGTGCAGGAAGACTCAGAGAGCAGTGAGGAGGAGTCGGACAATGAGGAGGCAGCCTCAGCTGCAGCACAGGTGAGACCTGGGAGGAGCCAGCCTGCCCCACCCACACCGTcctgggatggggctggggatGCACTTACCTAGGCTGCTCTTGCCCCAGGTATGCAGCAGCCTCAGCTCAGCCTCATTCCACACCTTCCACTCATCTCCTCCGCCCATCAGAGCTCCAGGGTCGAGCTCCAGGGTCTCCTTCATCACCTTTTGAGCTCCCACTGAGATTTCTTTTTACACAAGCTCTGTTAAGTACCCCATCTACCAGGTGCCAACTTATCTGGGGCTCCTTTGGCCCTGGCCCTTGGAGTTGCCAGCCTAGATAGGGGGGCGTGGACATGTACAGATTATTTCAGTGTGGTATGATAGTAGGGTTGAGATGGAGGATGTGTGCCTAGGCTAGCAGGACGTGGCACGTGATGGTGTCTAGAGGTTTTTGGGTAGAGGAAGACCTCTTGAAGAAGTGGCATCTAAACTGTGGGCTGAAAGAGTTGGCCAGGTGATGTGGAGTGTCCGGGCAGAGAAACCAGCCTGTGCAAAAGCCAGGGGGTGGGAGAGTGCCTGGCTTTGTGAGTTTCCCCAAGCAGAACATTCTGGTGGGATCACTAGGGGAGACCATGTGAATGGCGAATGGTGGGAGgtttggagccaggctgcctgggttcaagtcctagctCCACGTCCTAGCAAATGAAGTAATCCATTAGGGCCTCTGTTTATTCTTCTGTAAATTGGAAATCAACCTGCGCAGAGTTGAGAATTTGATGAGATCTCAGCTGCCACACCCGGCAAAGGTCCTGCACACAGCAAGTTCTCCTCCGTCTCCCTGAGGGAGCAGAATCAAGAGGTGCCTTCCAGCCTGGGAGAGTGGAGAGAAGTGAAGATATCTCACTCCCTATATTCACCCACCCaccatttatcatttttaattgtcACTCTTTTTTTCACTAACCACTCAAATTAGTCATTTCTTGTTTCCTTGTACCAAAGCACacatttttatggattttttttttttttttttggtcctgatCTCACTATTATCTTGTAGGACCCAAGGTCCTATCATTCCTTTACTGAGATTTTAAACTATTCTTGGCCTTCCCAGAGTCTCAGGTCAGTAGTCTCCTGTCCTGTTTTTCCAAGCTACAGACACATTCCAGACCAATGCCTTAAAAGTTTCAGTGTGCCGATCACTTAATATCTGTCTTCGCATTTGAGCCTCCCACCTGTACCATGAGACAGTGTTCATTTACTTTGGTTTCTAGAAGAGGAAATTGGAACTTAGAGGAGTTGTGTGGTGACTTGCTCCAGCCCCACCAGCGCCTGCCTCCAAAGCCTTTGCCTTTCCCACTTCCTTCTGCTATATCTTGGCCAAAACTTTTCCAGCCACAGAAATGGTCA
Protein-coding regions in this window:
- the TCOF1 gene encoding treacle protein isoform X11, with the translated sequence MAEARKRRELLPLIYQHLLQAGFVRAAREVKEQSGQKSFLTQPVTLLDIYTHWQQTSEIGQKRKAEEDAALQAKKTRVSDPITSSESSEEEEEVAQEAEAGTTKAIPALASTNSSATGMVLPSSVKEKAKAKTKKASKTVNSTAHPASGKAVAHLLTRKSPQKAAGPSANTILVSETEEEDGVSALRTTVKPGMAAASQAASSSEDTSGSSDETDVEVKPAVKPPQVKASAAAAKESPRRRAAPTPGKAGCVTPQVRGGAMTPASRAKKPEEVSESSEESESEEGAPAGTPSQVKASQKTVQVRAASGPAKGTPGKGATPAPPGKAGRPEEDSESSSEESDNEEETPAAQTLLQAKPSGKLPQVRATAAAPAQMLSPGKGAPPAPRGKAGPAAIQAQTRGQEEDSESSSEESDSEGEASTAVPHTTSLAQAKPLGKDSQVRAASAASTGPSAKSAVPALPQKARAVAAQVAKWEEDSESCSEEESDSEGEALRTAALTQAKSSGKVLQVRPASGPTQGPPQKARPAATQVKTQRSKEDSKSSEEESDSEDEAPTAKTPAQAKSAVKTSQTKVSPRKGTPITPASAKVPPVQVSAPAPWKAGTVTSPACTSSPAVVRGTQRPEEDSSSSEEPESEEETALATSVGQVKSVGKSLPVKAASAPTKGPSGQRTTPGLPGKAGPAVAQVKAEVQEDSESSEEESDNEEAASAAAQVKTSVKTTQTKANPAATRVASAKGAASAPGKGVSAAAQAKVGSPAKVKPPARAPQSSAVSGRGQLSVPAMGKALAAAAQAQLGPVGGPQEDSESSEEESDSEGEAPAQAKPSGKTPQVRTASASAKGSPRKGAAPAPSGKVGAPAAQAGKRKEDSESSSEEESDSDGETPAAVPPAQKEGNSKTARSKTLAPAPPEKKAEGSSTSSDELPARQSSWPSCYPHPNPGYKHPEEGPGLREHTQELL
- the TCOF1 gene encoding treacle protein isoform X12, which translates into the protein MAEARKRRELLPLIYQHLLQAGFVRAAREVKEQSGQKSFLTQPVTLLDIYTHWQQTSEIGQKRKAEEDAALQAKKTRVSDPITSSESSEEEEEVAQEAEAGTTKAIPALASTNSSATGMVLPSSVKEKAKAKTKKASKTVNSTAHPASGKAVAHLLTRKSPQKAAGPSANTILVSETEEEDGVSALRTTVKPGMAAASQAASSSEDTSGSSDETDVEVKPAVKPPQVKASAAAAKESPRRRAAPTPGKAGCVTPQVRGGAMTPASRAKKPEEVSESSEESESEEGAPAGTPSQVKASQKTVQVRAASGPAKGTPGKGATPAPPGKAGRPEEDSESSSEESDNEEETPAAQTLLQAKPSGKLPQVRATAAAPAQMLSPGKGAPPAPRGKAGPAAIQAQTRGQEEDSESSSEESDSEGEASTAVPHTTSLAQAKPLGKDSQVRAASAASTGPSAKSAVPALPQKARAVAAQVAKWEEDSESCSEEESDSEGEALRTAALTQAKSSGKVLQVRPASGPTQGPPQKARPAATQVKTQRSKEDSKSSEEESDSEDEAPTAKTPAQAKSAVKTSQTKVSPRKGTPITPASAKVPPVQVSAPAPWKAGTVTSPACTSSPAVVRGTQRPEEDSSSSEEPESEEETALATSVGQVKSVGKSLPVKAASAPTKGPSGQRTTPGLPGKAGPAVAQVKAEVQEDSESSEEESDNEEAASAAAQVKTSVKTTQTKANPAATRVASAKGAASAPGKGVSAAAQAKVGSPAKVKPPARAPQSSAVSGRGQLSVPAMGKALAAAAQAQLGPVGGPQEDSESSEEESDSEGEAPAQAKPSGKTPQVRTASASAKGSPRKGAAPAPSGKVGAPAAQAGKRKEDSESSSEEESDSDGETPAAVPPAQEGNSKTARSKTLAPAPPEKKAEGSSTSSDELPARQSSWPSCYPHPNPGYKHPEEGPGLREHTQELL
- the TCOF1 gene encoding treacle protein isoform X13; amino-acid sequence: MAEARKRRELLPLIYQHLLQAGFVRAAREVKEQSGQKSFLTQPVTLLDIYTHWQQTSEIGQKRKAEEDAALQAKKTRVSDPITSSESSEEEEEVAQEAEAGTTKAIPALASTNSSATGMVLPSSVKEKAKAKTKKASKTVNSTAHPASGKAVAHLLTRKSPQKAAGPSANTILVSETEEEDGVSALRTTVKPGMAAASQAASSSEDTSGSSDETDVEVKPAVKPPQVKASAAAAKESPRRRAAPTPGKAGCVTPQVRGGAMTPASRAKKPEEVSESSEESESEEGAPAGTPSQVKASQKTVQVRAASGPAKGTPGKGATPAPPGKAGRPEEDSESSSEESDNEEETPAAQTLLQAKPSGKLPQVRATAAAPAQMLSPGKGAPPAPRGKAGPAAIQAQTRGQEEDSESSSEESDSEGEASTAVPHTTSLAQAKPLGKDSQVRAASAASTGPSAKSAVPALPQKARAVAAQVAKWEEDSESCSEEESDSEGEALRTAALTQAKSSGKVLQVRPASGPTQGPPQKARPAATQVKTQRSKEDSKSSEEESDSEDEAPTAKTPAQAKSAVKTSQTKVSPRKGTPITPASAKVPPVQVSAPAPWKAGTVTSPACTSSPAVVRGTQRPEEDSSSSEEPESEEETALATSVGQVKSVGKSLPVKAASAPTKGPSGQRTTPGLPGKAGPAVAQVKAEVQEDSESSEEESDNEEAASAAAQVKTSVKTTQTKANPAATRVASAKGAASAPGKGVSAAAQAKVGSPAKVKPPARAPQSSAVSGRGQLSVPAMGKALAAAAQAQLGPVGGPQEDSESSEEESDSEGEAPAQAKPSGKTPQVRTASASAKGSPRKGAAPAPSGKVGAPAAQAGKRKEDSESSSEEESDSDGETPAAVPPAQVKPAVKTP